The stretch of DNA TTGATGTTGTTGAAGCGATGAATACAGATGTGCCGCTCCAACGCATCAATATAAATTATTACGAAGAAATCGCTCATCGTTTTGAGATCGAGAGCGTTCCGTGTCTTCTTTTATTTGAGCAGAGTGTATTAAAAAAGAAAATTTATGCTTTTCAGTCAGTTCCATATATATATGAAGAAATACGGTCACTTTAACAGGCCGTCGAATATTGTCGGAATTACAGAATGTTTTGTTGACATATGTATTCAGACGGTGGTAAAATCCATTCATAAATTAAAACGACTCTTATCAAGAGTGGCTGAGGGAATGTGCCCGATGACGCCCGGCAACCGTCTTTACAGGAAAAGGTGCCAAATCACACGAAGCAGCATGTTTCGGAAGATGAGAGAAAGGAAACGTCAAAAACGCCTTTCTGTCATTGTGACAGTCAGGCTTTTTTTGTGGAAAGGAAGTGATCCCGTGATTTTTATTGAGCAGGCAAAAAAAATATTTCAAACGAAGAATGGTCCGGTTAAAGCGGTCGATAATATAAATTTATCCATCCAGGAAGGCGAGATTTTTGGCATGATTGGCTACAGTGGCGCAGGTAAAAGTACACTGATCCGCATGTTGAACGGGCTTGAAACACCGACGGAAGGATCCGTAACCGTAGCGGGGCGGAAGATCTCAACGATCAAAGGATCTGAACTTCGGAAAGCACGCCAGGAAATCGGCATGATCTTTCAGCATTTCAACTTACTTTGGTCACGCACCGTACGGGAGAATATTGCATTTCCTCTTGAAATTGCGGGCGTTAGCAAAGCAGAACGCACGAAGCGTGTGGATGAATTAATTGAGCTCGTTGGCCTTCAAGGCCGTGGCGACTCATACCCGTCACAGCTCTCCGGCGGTCAAAAACAGCGGGTCGGTATTGCCCGGGCACTTGCGAACAATCCAAAAGTGCTTCTTTGCGACGAAGCAACATCAGCTCTCGACCCACAGACAACGGACTCTATTTTGGAGCTTCTTGTCGATATCAACCAGCGTCTTGGATTAACGATTGTGCTTATCACGCACGAAATGCATGTTATTCGAAAAATCTGCCACCGGGTAGCCGTAATGGAAAATGGTAATATCGTAGAACTTGGTCCGGTACTCGATGTGTTCCGTCGTCCGGAGCAGCCAATTACGAAGCGGTTCGTTCAGCAGATCACCGAACCAGAGGAATCAAAAGAAACAATTCAGCACCTCCTTACCGAGCATCCGGAAGGAAAAATCGTCAAGCTGACATTTGTAGGCGTTTCGGTGGAACAGCCGGTTGTAACTGAATTGATTCGTTCGTTTAATGTCGGAGTAAACATTTTGCAGGGGAAAATTTCTCAAACACAAAATGGCGCGTATGGCACGCTGTTTGTTCAAATTACAGGCGATTCGTCTGAAGTGGACAAGGCAGTCGCCTTTTTGGATGCCCAGCAAGTTGATTCGGAGGTGATTGAGTATGATTGAACAATGGTTTCCGAATGTTGACTGGGGAAAAATGTGGGAAGCAACCTATGAAACACTTTATATGACCAGTATTTCTGTTGTGATTACCTTTGTTTTAGGAATACTACTTGGACTGCTG from Domibacillus sp. DTU_2020_1001157_1_SI_ALB_TIR_016 encodes:
- a CDS encoding thioredoxin family protein, with the translated sequence MKTVESILEYTAKPKSALYVYTSMCGTCQVAGKMLDVVEAMNTDVPLQRININYYEEIAHRFEIESVPCLLLFEQSVLKKKIYAFQSVPYIYEEIRSL
- a CDS encoding methionine ABC transporter ATP-binding protein, translated to MIFIEQAKKIFQTKNGPVKAVDNINLSIQEGEIFGMIGYSGAGKSTLIRMLNGLETPTEGSVTVAGRKISTIKGSELRKARQEIGMIFQHFNLLWSRTVRENIAFPLEIAGVSKAERTKRVDELIELVGLQGRGDSYPSQLSGGQKQRVGIARALANNPKVLLCDEATSALDPQTTDSILELLVDINQRLGLTIVLITHEMHVIRKICHRVAVMENGNIVELGPVLDVFRRPEQPITKRFVQQITEPEESKETIQHLLTEHPEGKIVKLTFVGVSVEQPVVTELIRSFNVGVNILQGKISQTQNGAYGTLFVQITGDSSEVDKAVAFLDAQQVDSEVIEYD